The following are from one region of the Nymphaea colorata isolate Beijing-Zhang1983 chromosome 7, ASM883128v2, whole genome shotgun sequence genome:
- the LOC116257434 gene encoding zinc finger protein BRUTUS-like isoform X2, whose protein sequence is MATPLAGLQHNDRVLSAQMAGPIGNSAVDSAPSSPSPPPSPSPSPSLPPPPSPSSLVSPASAPVKENLLNSSHRSPILMFLFFHKAIRSELDQLHRASLDLATDYGGDINALLGRYHFLRMIYKHHVIAEDEVIFPALDIRVKNVARTYSLEHKGETDLFDHLFELLSSNLLDNESFRRELAGCTRAIQTSLTQHMSKEEEQVFPLLIEKFSFKEQATLVWQFLCSIPVSMMAEFLPWISSSLSTEEKHDMRKCLFKIVPEEMLLQEVVFNWMDGKHTTKFSKSGEESQIKNAVDTYGSPKISKRKQVDPIAPSPGPCPIDEILHWHNAINRELQDIAVEARKIQLSGDFSDLSMFNDRLHFIADVCIFHSIAEDRIIFPAVDMKVKRGVSFVMEHEEEENQFNEIRSLIEDIQNAEANSTTADFYSKLCAQADQIMDTVRNHFQNEEREVLPLAREHFSHMEQRELLYNSLCVMPLKLVERALPWLVGSLNEQEAKAVLQNMHLAAPQSDVALVTLFSGWACKGRVHDPPGAGGFICLSSDQVGGCPLRKLNGVDDDTKGQCFACVSSSMSKEASCRLVDECIRPPKRANCAEKHDNLQDLDHSEVVNSQKACSTKPCCVPGLGVGSTNRGKSSITTAKCLRSMSFNSSAPHLSSSLFMWQSEMGSSGIGQASRPIDNIFQFHKAIRKDLEYLDVESGKLTDCDEKFLHHFIGRFRLLWGLYRAHSNAEDEIVFPALEAKESLHNVSHSYTIDHKQEENLFADISAVLSELSQLHDDFNDVKHCRDDIISEFVKSDFNDAHWTRKHNDLATKIQGMCKSLRVALDQHVFREELELWPLFDRHFTVEEQDKIVGRIIGTTGAEVLQSMLPWVTAALTQEEQNQMMDTWKNATRNTMFNEWLSEWWKENPGSSSSRASDGNDFQENLDQHDQKFKPGWNNIFRMNQNELESEIRKVSRDSSLDPRRKAYLIQNLMTSRWIASQQKQTQTEEATVNGDDIPGCSPSFRDEENEIFGCEHYKRNCKLVAACCSKLFTCRFCHDKVSDHSMDRKATTEMMCMKCLKLQPVGPTCVTPSCDGFSMAKYFCNICKFLDDERTVYHCPFCNLCRVGKGLGVDFFHCMTCNCCLGMQLVEHKCREKGLEANCPICCDFLFTSSASVKALPCGHFMHSACFQAYTCSHYTCPICCKSLGDMAVYFGMLDALLAAEELPDEYKDRYQDLVIGKMIGIGLTSDGLYRLPMRTSQALMTAVSQATKNREESLQLLLQWHERLGHLPFGILRQLFPDLCSKLVMTMVSCDVCHLAKHVRASYPLSNHRSNEEVLCNDCEKKGMSPFHWLYHKCGFCGSYNTRVV, encoded by the exons ATGGCGACGCCGTTGGCGGGGCTGCAGCACAACGACAGGGTGCTCTCTGCGCAGATGGCGGGCCCCATTGGCAACTCTGCCGTGGACTCTGCACCGTCTTCtccgtctcctcctccttctccttctccttctccttctcttcctcctcctccttctccgtCGTCGTTGGTGTCTCCGGCCTCGGCGCCTGTGAAGGAGAACCTTCTCAATTCCTCTCACCGGTCGCCAATCCTCAtgttcctcttcttccacaagGCCATCCGTTCGGAGCTCGACCAACTCCATCGCGCCTCTCTCGACTTGGCCACCGACTATGGTGGCGACATCAACGCCCTTCTTGGCCGCTACCACTTCCTCCGGATGATATACAAGCACCATGTCATCGCCGAGGATGAG GTGATTTTTCCAGCCCTTGACATACGTGTGAAAAATGTAGCTAGAACATACTCATTGGAGCATAAAGGGGAGACAGACCTTTTTGACCACTTGTTTGAATTATTAAGCTCTAATTTGCTAGATAATGAGAGTTTCAGGAGAGAATTGGCGGGATGCACAAGGGCCATTCAGACATCTCTTACTCAGCACATGTCCAAGGAAGAAGAACAG GTCTTCCCTTTGCTTATTGAGAAGTTTTCGTTTAAAGAGCAGGCCACATTAGTTTGGCAATTTTTGTGTAGTATTCCAGTGAGCATGATGGCTGAATTTCTGCCATggatctcttcttctctttcaacaGAGGAGAAGCATGACATGCGAAAATGCTTATTCAAGATAGTTCCTGAAGAAATGCTTCTTCAAGAG GTTGTATTCAACTGGATGGATGGAAAACACACTACCAAGTTCAGCAAATCGGGTGAAGAAtctcaaataaaaaatgcaGTAGATACATACGGATCTCCAAAAATCAGTAAAAGGAAACAAGTTGATCCCATCGCTCCAAGTCCGGGTCCATGCCCTATTGATGAAATTTTGCATTGGCATAATGCCATTAACAGGGAGTTGCAAGATATTGCAGTGGAAGCAAGGAAAATACAACTATCAGGAGATTTCTCTGATCTGTCAATGTTTAATGACAGATTACACTTTATTGCTGATGTCTGCATTTTTCAcag TATTGCTGAAGATAGGATCATCTTTCCAGCTGTTGATATGAAAGTCAAAAGAGGAGTTTCTTTTGTCATGgagcatgaagaagaagaaaatcaattcAATGAGATTAGGTCCCTCATTGAAGATATTCAAAATGCAGAGGCCAATTCAACTACAGCTGACTTTTACAGTAAATTATGTGCACAAGCTGATCAAATAATGGATACCGTACGGAATCACTTTCAAAATGAGGAACGTGAG GTACTCCCCCTTGCACGTGAACATTTCAGTCACATGGAGCAACGAGAGCTTCTGTATAATAGCCTTTGTGTCATGCCACTGAAATTGGTGGAGCGTGCCTTACCATGGTTAGTTGGCTCATTAAATGAACAAGAAGCAAAAGCTGTTCTCCAGAATATGCATTTGGCAG CTCCTCAATCTGATGTAGCACTTGTTACACTTTTTTCTGGCTGGGCATGCAAAGGGCGTGTTCATGATCCACCTGGTGCTGGAGGATTCATATGTCTATCTTCGGATCAAGTTGGTGGCTGCCCactaagaaaattgaatggggTTGATGATGATACCAAGGGACAATGTTTTGCATGTGTTTCTTCATCCATGTCCAAAGAGGCATCCTGTCGATTGGTTGACGAATGTATAAGACCACCAAAACGTGCCAATTGTGCAGAAAAGCATGACAATCTTCAAGATCTTGACCATTCTGAAGTAGTCAATTCTCAGAAGGCTTGTTCTACGAAACCCTGCTGTGTTCCAGGATTGGGTGTGGGCAGCACTAATCGTGGAAAAAGTTCAATTACTACTGCAAAATGCTTGCGTTCCATGTCCTTTAATTCCTCTGCTCCACATCTTTCCTCCAGCCTTTTTATGTGGCAATCAGAGATGGGCTCCTCTGGCATTGGACAAGCTTCAAGGCCCATTGACAACATTTTCCAGTTCCACAAAGCCATCAGAAAAGATTTGGAGTATTTGGATGTTGAATCTGGGAAGCTCACTGACTGTGATGAGAAATTTCTCCACCATTTCATTGGACGGTTTCGACTTTTGTGGGGTTTATACAGGGCTCACAGTAACGCAGAAGATGAGATTGTATTTCCCGCTTTGGAAGCTAAGGAATCACTTCACAATGTTAGCCACTCCTATACCATTGATCATAAGCAGGAGGAAAACTTATTTGCTGATATATCAGCTGTTCTTTCTGAGCTGTCACAACTACACGATGACTTTAATGATGTCAAACATTGCAGGGATGATATTATAAGTGAATTTGTTAAATCTGATTTTAATGATGCCCATTGGACCAGAAAGCACAATGATCTTGCAACAAAAATTCAGGGAATGTGCAAATCATTAAGAGTTGCACTCGACCAGCACGTCTTCAGAGAAGAGCTTGAATTGTGGCCATTATTTGATAGACATTTCACTGTTGAAGAGCAGGATAAGATTGTTGGTCGAATTATTGGGACCACAGGAGCAGAGGTACTTCAATCTATGTTGCCATGGGTGACTGCTGCCCTCACTCAGGAGGAGCAAAATCAAATGATGGACACTTGGAAGAATGCAACGAGAAATACCATGTTTAATGAGTGGCTGAGTGAATGGTGGAAAGAAAACCCTGGGAGTTCTTCATCTAGAGCTTCAGATG GTAATGACTTCCAGGAAAATCTGGACCAACATGACCAGAAATTCAAGCCAGGGTGGAACAATATTTTCAGAATGAATCAAAATGAGCTTGAGTCAGAAATAAGGAAAGTGTCTCGAGATTCATCATTAGACCCACGAAGAAAGGCATATCTTATTCAAAATCTTATGACGAG TCGCTGGATAGCATCCCAGCAGAAGCAAACTCAGACTGAAGAAGCAACTGTAAATGGTGATGACATACCTGGTTGCTCCCCATCATTTCGTGATGAGGAGAATGAGATATTCGGTTGCGAACATTATAAAAGGAACTGTAAGCTTGTTGCTGCATGCTGCAGCAAGTTGTTCACATGTAGATTCTGTCATGACAAAGTCAGTGATCATTCAATGGACAG GAAAGCAACAACTGAGATGATGTGTATGAAATGTTTGAAACTTCAACCTGTTGGGCCAACATGTGTGACACCATCCTGTGATGGATTTTCTATGGCAAAGTACTTTTGCAACATTTGCAAATTTTTGGATGATGAAAG GACTGTATATCATTGTCCTTTTTGTAATCTATGCCGTGTTGGTAAGGGGCTTGGTGTTGATTTCTTTCATTGTATGACTTGCAATTGTTGCCTGGGAATGCAATTGGTAGAACATAAATGCCGAGAAAAAGGGTTGGAGGCAAATTGTCCAATTTGTTGTGATTTCCTCTTTACTTCAAGTGCATCAGTGAAGGCTCTTCCTTGTGGTCATTTCATGCACTCAGCTTGCTTTCAG GCATATACGTGCTCTCACTATACCTGTCCAATTTGCTGCAAGTCTTTGGGAGACATGGCT GTCTACTTTGGCATGCTTGACGCCTTGTTAGCTGCAGAAGAGCTTCCTGACGAATACAAAGACCGATACCAG gacttggtgatagggaagatgattgggattggtttgacttctgacgggctatatcgtttacctatgcgtacttctcaggctctcatgacggcagtcagtcAAGCAACGAAGAACAGAGAGGAGTCCCTTCAATTGCTTCTACagtggcatgagcgccttggacacctgccttttggaattcttagacagctatttcctgatttatgttccaAGTTAGTTATGACTATGGTGtcctgtgatgtctgtcacctggccaaacatgttagagcttcatatcctttgtctaaccatcggtctaatgag GAGGTTCTCTGTAATGACTGTGAGAAGAAGGGAATGTCCCCCTTCCACTGGTTGTATCATAAATGCGGATTTTGTGGTTCATATAATACTAGAGTAGTCTAA
- the LOC116257434 gene encoding zinc finger protein BRUTUS-like isoform X1 codes for MATPLAGLQHNDRVLSAQMAGPIGNSAVDSAPSSPSPPPSPSPSPSLPPPPSPSSLVSPASAPVKENLLNSSHRSPILMFLFFHKAIRSELDQLHRASLDLATDYGGDINALLGRYHFLRMIYKHHVIAEDEVIFPALDIRVKNVARTYSLEHKGETDLFDHLFELLSSNLLDNESFRRELAGCTRAIQTSLTQHMSKEEEQVFPLLIEKFSFKEQATLVWQFLCSIPVSMMAEFLPWISSSLSTEEKHDMRKCLFKIVPEEMLLQEVVFNWMDGKHTTKFSKSGEESQIKNAVDTYGSPKISKRKQVDPIAPSPGPCPIDEILHWHNAINRELQDIAVEARKIQLSGDFSDLSMFNDRLHFIADVCIFHSIAEDRIIFPAVDMKVKRGVSFVMEHEEEENQFNEIRSLIEDIQNAEANSTTADFYSKLCAQADQIMDTVRNHFQNEEREVLPLAREHFSHMEQRELLYNSLCVMPLKLVERALPWLVGSLNEQEAKAVLQNMHLAAPQSDVALVTLFSGWACKGRVHDPPGAGGFICLSSDQVGGCPLRKLNGVDDDTKGQCFACVSSSMSKEASCRLVDECIRPPKRANCAEKHDNLQDLDHSEVVNSQKACSTKPCCVPGLGVGSTNRGKSSITTAKCLRSMSFNSSAPHLSSSLFMWQSEMGSSGIGQASRPIDNIFQFHKAIRKDLEYLDVESGKLTDCDEKFLHHFIGRFRLLWGLYRAHSNAEDEIVFPALEAKESLHNVSHSYTIDHKQEENLFADISAVLSELSQLHDDFNDVKHCRDDIISEFVKSDFNDAHWTRKHNDLATKIQGMCKSLRVALDQHVFREELELWPLFDRHFTVEEQDKIVGRIIGTTGAEVLQSMLPWVTAALTQEEQNQMMDTWKNATRNTMFNEWLSEWWKENPGSSSSRASDGSVPEKGNDFQENLDQHDQKFKPGWNNIFRMNQNELESEIRKVSRDSSLDPRRKAYLIQNLMTSRWIASQQKQTQTEEATVNGDDIPGCSPSFRDEENEIFGCEHYKRNCKLVAACCSKLFTCRFCHDKVSDHSMDRKATTEMMCMKCLKLQPVGPTCVTPSCDGFSMAKYFCNICKFLDDERTVYHCPFCNLCRVGKGLGVDFFHCMTCNCCLGMQLVEHKCREKGLEANCPICCDFLFTSSASVKALPCGHFMHSACFQAYTCSHYTCPICCKSLGDMAVYFGMLDALLAAEELPDEYKDRYQDLVIGKMIGIGLTSDGLYRLPMRTSQALMTAVSQATKNREESLQLLLQWHERLGHLPFGILRQLFPDLCSKLVMTMVSCDVCHLAKHVRASYPLSNHRSNEEVLCNDCEKKGMSPFHWLYHKCGFCGSYNTRVV; via the exons ATGGCGACGCCGTTGGCGGGGCTGCAGCACAACGACAGGGTGCTCTCTGCGCAGATGGCGGGCCCCATTGGCAACTCTGCCGTGGACTCTGCACCGTCTTCtccgtctcctcctccttctccttctccttctccttctcttcctcctcctccttctccgtCGTCGTTGGTGTCTCCGGCCTCGGCGCCTGTGAAGGAGAACCTTCTCAATTCCTCTCACCGGTCGCCAATCCTCAtgttcctcttcttccacaagGCCATCCGTTCGGAGCTCGACCAACTCCATCGCGCCTCTCTCGACTTGGCCACCGACTATGGTGGCGACATCAACGCCCTTCTTGGCCGCTACCACTTCCTCCGGATGATATACAAGCACCATGTCATCGCCGAGGATGAG GTGATTTTTCCAGCCCTTGACATACGTGTGAAAAATGTAGCTAGAACATACTCATTGGAGCATAAAGGGGAGACAGACCTTTTTGACCACTTGTTTGAATTATTAAGCTCTAATTTGCTAGATAATGAGAGTTTCAGGAGAGAATTGGCGGGATGCACAAGGGCCATTCAGACATCTCTTACTCAGCACATGTCCAAGGAAGAAGAACAG GTCTTCCCTTTGCTTATTGAGAAGTTTTCGTTTAAAGAGCAGGCCACATTAGTTTGGCAATTTTTGTGTAGTATTCCAGTGAGCATGATGGCTGAATTTCTGCCATggatctcttcttctctttcaacaGAGGAGAAGCATGACATGCGAAAATGCTTATTCAAGATAGTTCCTGAAGAAATGCTTCTTCAAGAG GTTGTATTCAACTGGATGGATGGAAAACACACTACCAAGTTCAGCAAATCGGGTGAAGAAtctcaaataaaaaatgcaGTAGATACATACGGATCTCCAAAAATCAGTAAAAGGAAACAAGTTGATCCCATCGCTCCAAGTCCGGGTCCATGCCCTATTGATGAAATTTTGCATTGGCATAATGCCATTAACAGGGAGTTGCAAGATATTGCAGTGGAAGCAAGGAAAATACAACTATCAGGAGATTTCTCTGATCTGTCAATGTTTAATGACAGATTACACTTTATTGCTGATGTCTGCATTTTTCAcag TATTGCTGAAGATAGGATCATCTTTCCAGCTGTTGATATGAAAGTCAAAAGAGGAGTTTCTTTTGTCATGgagcatgaagaagaagaaaatcaattcAATGAGATTAGGTCCCTCATTGAAGATATTCAAAATGCAGAGGCCAATTCAACTACAGCTGACTTTTACAGTAAATTATGTGCACAAGCTGATCAAATAATGGATACCGTACGGAATCACTTTCAAAATGAGGAACGTGAG GTACTCCCCCTTGCACGTGAACATTTCAGTCACATGGAGCAACGAGAGCTTCTGTATAATAGCCTTTGTGTCATGCCACTGAAATTGGTGGAGCGTGCCTTACCATGGTTAGTTGGCTCATTAAATGAACAAGAAGCAAAAGCTGTTCTCCAGAATATGCATTTGGCAG CTCCTCAATCTGATGTAGCACTTGTTACACTTTTTTCTGGCTGGGCATGCAAAGGGCGTGTTCATGATCCACCTGGTGCTGGAGGATTCATATGTCTATCTTCGGATCAAGTTGGTGGCTGCCCactaagaaaattgaatggggTTGATGATGATACCAAGGGACAATGTTTTGCATGTGTTTCTTCATCCATGTCCAAAGAGGCATCCTGTCGATTGGTTGACGAATGTATAAGACCACCAAAACGTGCCAATTGTGCAGAAAAGCATGACAATCTTCAAGATCTTGACCATTCTGAAGTAGTCAATTCTCAGAAGGCTTGTTCTACGAAACCCTGCTGTGTTCCAGGATTGGGTGTGGGCAGCACTAATCGTGGAAAAAGTTCAATTACTACTGCAAAATGCTTGCGTTCCATGTCCTTTAATTCCTCTGCTCCACATCTTTCCTCCAGCCTTTTTATGTGGCAATCAGAGATGGGCTCCTCTGGCATTGGACAAGCTTCAAGGCCCATTGACAACATTTTCCAGTTCCACAAAGCCATCAGAAAAGATTTGGAGTATTTGGATGTTGAATCTGGGAAGCTCACTGACTGTGATGAGAAATTTCTCCACCATTTCATTGGACGGTTTCGACTTTTGTGGGGTTTATACAGGGCTCACAGTAACGCAGAAGATGAGATTGTATTTCCCGCTTTGGAAGCTAAGGAATCACTTCACAATGTTAGCCACTCCTATACCATTGATCATAAGCAGGAGGAAAACTTATTTGCTGATATATCAGCTGTTCTTTCTGAGCTGTCACAACTACACGATGACTTTAATGATGTCAAACATTGCAGGGATGATATTATAAGTGAATTTGTTAAATCTGATTTTAATGATGCCCATTGGACCAGAAAGCACAATGATCTTGCAACAAAAATTCAGGGAATGTGCAAATCATTAAGAGTTGCACTCGACCAGCACGTCTTCAGAGAAGAGCTTGAATTGTGGCCATTATTTGATAGACATTTCACTGTTGAAGAGCAGGATAAGATTGTTGGTCGAATTATTGGGACCACAGGAGCAGAGGTACTTCAATCTATGTTGCCATGGGTGACTGCTGCCCTCACTCAGGAGGAGCAAAATCAAATGATGGACACTTGGAAGAATGCAACGAGAAATACCATGTTTAATGAGTGGCTGAGTGAATGGTGGAAAGAAAACCCTGGGAGTTCTTCATCTAGAGCTTCAGATGGTAGTGTTCCTGAAAAAG GTAATGACTTCCAGGAAAATCTGGACCAACATGACCAGAAATTCAAGCCAGGGTGGAACAATATTTTCAGAATGAATCAAAATGAGCTTGAGTCAGAAATAAGGAAAGTGTCTCGAGATTCATCATTAGACCCACGAAGAAAGGCATATCTTATTCAAAATCTTATGACGAG TCGCTGGATAGCATCCCAGCAGAAGCAAACTCAGACTGAAGAAGCAACTGTAAATGGTGATGACATACCTGGTTGCTCCCCATCATTTCGTGATGAGGAGAATGAGATATTCGGTTGCGAACATTATAAAAGGAACTGTAAGCTTGTTGCTGCATGCTGCAGCAAGTTGTTCACATGTAGATTCTGTCATGACAAAGTCAGTGATCATTCAATGGACAG GAAAGCAACAACTGAGATGATGTGTATGAAATGTTTGAAACTTCAACCTGTTGGGCCAACATGTGTGACACCATCCTGTGATGGATTTTCTATGGCAAAGTACTTTTGCAACATTTGCAAATTTTTGGATGATGAAAG GACTGTATATCATTGTCCTTTTTGTAATCTATGCCGTGTTGGTAAGGGGCTTGGTGTTGATTTCTTTCATTGTATGACTTGCAATTGTTGCCTGGGAATGCAATTGGTAGAACATAAATGCCGAGAAAAAGGGTTGGAGGCAAATTGTCCAATTTGTTGTGATTTCCTCTTTACTTCAAGTGCATCAGTGAAGGCTCTTCCTTGTGGTCATTTCATGCACTCAGCTTGCTTTCAG GCATATACGTGCTCTCACTATACCTGTCCAATTTGCTGCAAGTCTTTGGGAGACATGGCT GTCTACTTTGGCATGCTTGACGCCTTGTTAGCTGCAGAAGAGCTTCCTGACGAATACAAAGACCGATACCAG gacttggtgatagggaagatgattgggattggtttgacttctgacgggctatatcgtttacctatgcgtacttctcaggctctcatgacggcagtcagtcAAGCAACGAAGAACAGAGAGGAGTCCCTTCAATTGCTTCTACagtggcatgagcgccttggacacctgccttttggaattcttagacagctatttcctgatttatgttccaAGTTAGTTATGACTATGGTGtcctgtgatgtctgtcacctggccaaacatgttagagcttcatatcctttgtctaaccatcggtctaatgag GAGGTTCTCTGTAATGACTGTGAGAAGAAGGGAATGTCCCCCTTCCACTGGTTGTATCATAAATGCGGATTTTGTGGTTCATATAATACTAGAGTAGTCTAA